The sequence below is a genomic window from Legionellales bacterium.
TTTTTCAATTAATTCATTCGCAAGAATTTTTTCACTACGAAATTGTTGGCGACGATGAACAACCGTCACTTTACGGGCAATGTTCGATAAGTATAAAGCTTCTTCCACGGCTGTATTCCCACCACCAATCACACAAACCTCTTTATTGCGATAAAAAAAACCATCGCAGGTGGCGCAAGCAGAAACGCCTTTGCCACGATAGGCTGTTTCAGAATCTAAGCCGAGATATAACGCACTCGCACCGGTGGCAATAATAACACTATCAGCGCTGTAGTGATTGGATTCGCCAAACAACAACAACGGTTTTTGCGAAAAATCCACCCGATTAATATGATCGAAAATAATCTGGGTATCGAAGCGCTCAGCATGCTTTAACATGCGTTGCATTAAATCGGGACCTTGCAATCCTTCAACATCACCCGGCCAGTTGTCGACATCGGTTGTTGTCATGAGTTGTCCGCCTTGTTCCATGCCCGTGATGATAACAGGATTTAAATTCGCGCGGGCGGCATAAATGGCTGCAGTATATCCTGCAGGACCGGAGCCTAGAATAATTAAACGATGATGTTGTGGTGACATACTGTGATTCCGTTAATGGATTGAAAGTCTTAATCGCAATTTATCATGAATTTTGTTGATATTACAAACGTTGTAAATGCTTAAATTTATTTGTTGTGGGATTTTATTTCAAATAAAAATTATTAATGCGTATAATACGCCATTAACCCACGCTATGATGGATGCATGCAATGGCACGAGCACCAAAACAATCGACTCCGTCTCCCTGGCCGCAGCGCTGGCGCGAAGGCATTTTAATTCTCAGTGGGGCGGTGAGTTTATTTTTACTCTTAGCATTATTCAGCTATCATCATCACGATCCGGCCTTTGGTCATCTCCAAACTGTCAAACATCCCATTCAAAATATTGGTGGACGCATTGGCGCTTGGTTTGCCGATGGTTTTTTATATTTGTTTGGTTACTTAGCGTTTATTTTTCCGTTGATGTTGGTGTATTCAACTTGGCTATATTATCAAGAAGGTCGTAGCCAAAAAACCAAAGAAAGCGATTATCTTCTTCTCACCTTGCGTGGTTTGGGTTTCGTATTATTTATGCTCGCCGGCTGTGGACTTGCCAGTTTACATGCGTATCAATCCTCTCAATTTTTGTATCATAGTGGTGG
It includes:
- the trxB gene encoding thioredoxin-disulfide reductase; the encoded protein is MSPQHHRLIILGSGPAGYTAAIYAARANLNPVIITGMEQGGQLMTTTDVDNWPGDVEGLQGPDLMQRMLKHAERFDTQIIFDHINRVDFSQKPLLLFGESNHYSADSVIIATGASALYLGLDSETAYRGKGVSACATCDGFFYRNKEVCVIGGGNTAVEEALYLSNIARKVTVVHRRQQFRSEKILANELIEKSKHGNVEIIWDHTLKEVLGDGNGVTGIVIEHVNTKSPQQINLEGVFIAIGHKPNTEIFNGQLNMKNGYIVVNSGLDGNATATSVPGVFAAGDVMDHVYRQAITSAGTGCMAALDAEKYLDKL